Proteins encoded together in one Cicer arietinum cultivar CDC Frontier isolate Library 1 chromosome 4, Cicar.CDCFrontier_v2.0, whole genome shotgun sequence window:
- the LOC101490476 gene encoding late embryogenesis abundant protein D-34 isoform X1, producing the protein MSQEQPRRDEEGIKYGDVFNVQGDIGRRTVAPVDAAMMQKAETETLGKTQKGGAASVMMSAAMKNERDGIVGHDDVSEVAADGGVSVTDETDDSGNKVISESIGGQVLHKVDEKERKTGKLVEVVGQFSQKGAMNTMATASLVEETGTGAGRGITIGEALEATVLTAGNKAVEWSDAAAIQAAEVRATGRTNIVPGGVAAAAQSAATLNARTTKDEDKTKLADVLADATSKLPADRAATRRDAEGVTGAEMRNDPYLTTHPGGVSASVAAAARLNQNNNN; encoded by the exons ATGAGTCAGGAACAGCCTCGGAGGGATGAAGAAGGAATAAAGTACGGAGATGTATTCAACGTACAGGGAGATATTGGAAGAAGGACGGTGGCGCCGGTGGACGCTGCGATGATGCAGAAGGCGGAGACAGAGACGTTAGGGAAGACCCAAAAGGGTGGTGCCGCATCTGTGATGATGTCGGCGGCaatgaaaaatgaaagagaTGGAATTGTTGGGCATGATGATGTGAGTGAAGTTGCTGCCGATGGTGGTGTCAGTGTAACTGATGAGACAGATGATTCGGGGAATAAAGTTATCTCGGAGTCCATCGGTGGACAG GTTCTTCACAAAGTAGacgaaaaggaaaggaaaactGGTAAATTAGTtgag GTAGTGGGACAATTTAGTCAAAAGGGAGCAATGAATACGATGGCAACAGCTTCTCTAGTTGAAGAGACGGGAACTGGAGCTGGTAGAGGGATAACAATAGGAGAAGCACTCGAAGCAACGGTTTTGACAGCCGGAAATAAAGCCGTTGAGTGGAGCGATGCAGCTGCAATTCAAGCAGCCGAAGTCAGAGCCACCGGACGCACCAACATTGTCCCTGGAGGTGTTGCCGCGGCGGCGCAATCAGCCGCAACTCTCAATGCTCGAACAACAAAGGACGAAGACAAGACAAAACTCGCTGATGTTCTCGCG GATGCGACATCGAAGTTACCAGCGGATAGAGCAGCGACGAGGAGAGATGCTGAAGGAGTGACGGGCGCAGAAATGAGAAATGATCCGTATCTCACTACTCATCCTGGAGGCGTCTCTGCATCAGTGGCAGCCGCAGCTAGGCTTAACCAAAACAATAATAACTAG
- the LOC101490476 gene encoding late embryogenesis abundant protein D-34 isoform X2: MSQEQPRRDEEGIKYGDVFNVQGDIGRRTVAPVDAAMMQKAETETLGKTQKGGAASVMMSAAMKNERDGIVGHDDVSEVAADGGVSVTDETDDSGNKVISESIGGQVVGQFSQKGAMNTMATASLVEETGTGAGRGITIGEALEATVLTAGNKAVEWSDAAAIQAAEVRATGRTNIVPGGVAAAAQSAATLNARTTKDEDKTKLADVLADATSKLPADRAATRRDAEGVTGAEMRNDPYLTTHPGGVSASVAAAARLNQNNNN, from the exons ATGAGTCAGGAACAGCCTCGGAGGGATGAAGAAGGAATAAAGTACGGAGATGTATTCAACGTACAGGGAGATATTGGAAGAAGGACGGTGGCGCCGGTGGACGCTGCGATGATGCAGAAGGCGGAGACAGAGACGTTAGGGAAGACCCAAAAGGGTGGTGCCGCATCTGTGATGATGTCGGCGGCaatgaaaaatgaaagagaTGGAATTGTTGGGCATGATGATGTGAGTGAAGTTGCTGCCGATGGTGGTGTCAGTGTAACTGATGAGACAGATGATTCGGGGAATAAAGTTATCTCGGAGTCCATCGGTGGACAG GTAGTGGGACAATTTAGTCAAAAGGGAGCAATGAATACGATGGCAACAGCTTCTCTAGTTGAAGAGACGGGAACTGGAGCTGGTAGAGGGATAACAATAGGAGAAGCACTCGAAGCAACGGTTTTGACAGCCGGAAATAAAGCCGTTGAGTGGAGCGATGCAGCTGCAATTCAAGCAGCCGAAGTCAGAGCCACCGGACGCACCAACATTGTCCCTGGAGGTGTTGCCGCGGCGGCGCAATCAGCCGCAACTCTCAATGCTCGAACAACAAAGGACGAAGACAAGACAAAACTCGCTGATGTTCTCGCG GATGCGACATCGAAGTTACCAGCGGATAGAGCAGCGACGAGGAGAGATGCTGAAGGAGTGACGGGCGCAGAAATGAGAAATGATCCGTATCTCACTACTCATCCTGGAGGCGTCTCTGCATCAGTGGCAGCCGCAGCTAGGCTTAACCAAAACAATAATAACTAG
- the LOC101489937 gene encoding uncharacterized protein, translating into MAPRRRPLKKGERRMDAALDAMAPFGFPNKLVRQTVDQLLTVYGGNDGWVFIEDSAYTLLINTLLEQQQDQDCLIEDNPGNGPNEASPAGCSNRALVPCSNTEASNDAPLTNQAVDAISATSETGNQLTIVAVDTATATSKTVDEPPIKPISVNTSEATIQSSNHPSAKAVDTVSATNEIDNQALVKAIKDIVSTDIECVLPQRKSSQPMGRLYHKRRRPCHGWISSDGDDEEELIELPNKIVNNGVN; encoded by the exons ATGGCGCCAAGACGACGTCCCTTGAAG AAGGGAGAGCGACGAATGGACGCAGCTCTCGACGCCATGGCACCTTTCGGTTTCCCTAATAAACTCGTCCGTCAAACCGTTGACCAACTACTCACA GTTTATGGCGGCAACGATGGTTGGGTCTTCATCGAAGATTCCGCTTACACTCTTCTCATCAATACCCTGCTtgaacaacaacaagatcag GATTGTTTGATAGAGGATAATCCAGGAAATGGTCCCAATGAAGCATCACCTGCTGGCTGCTCAAACAGAGCCCTTGTACCATGCTCTAACACCGAAGCTTCAAATGATGCACCGTTAACTAATCAGGCTGTTGACGCTATATCTGCAACCAGTGAAACTGGTAATCAGCTTACCATTGTGGCTGTGGACACCGCAACAGCTACAAGTAAAACTGTTGACGAACCCCCCATAAAGCCCATCAGCGTCAACACTTCAGAAGCCACCATCCAATCTAGTAATCATCCTTCCGCTAAGGCTGTAGACACTGTATCAGCAACCAATGAAATTGACAACCAAGCTCTTGTCAAGGCTATTAAAGACATTGTATCAACAGACATTGAATGTG TACTTCCTCAGAGAAAGTCCTCACAACCTATGGGGAGGCTTTATCACAAGAGGCGCAGACCTTGCCATGGTTGGATTTCTAGTGATGGTGATGATGAAGAAGAGCTAATAGAACTACCTAATAAGATAGTGAATAATGGGGTCAATTAG